The genomic stretch CCGTCTACCAAAAGGATGAACCAATATATGAAAGTGATTCTTGCCACGCCTTTTTATCATCAGCTTCGTGGTAATACGATTACCGTCCGGCGTATCGCCAGGGGGTTAAACGAAGCAGATGTCGAGACGGAAGTGATCTCTATAACAGAACAAGCGAATTCGATTACTGATCTCAAAGAAGCTGATTTAATTCATGGCTTTAACGCTTATCGTTTTTATCAGTTTATGAAAACCTTAAGCATTCCGATCACTAAATATACGATTACGCTCACAGGAACGGATTTGAATCATGATTTAACAAATCCAAACAGACAGCATGATGTGATCGCCTGCTTGAGAGATGCGCTCGCAGTGCACGTTTTTGATGAAAAAGCGAAGCGTCGTATCCTAGAGGTTTTACCAGATCTAGAAAGAAAGTTGTTTGTAATTGCACAGGGAACGAGTTCCTCTAGTAGTAAGCGCTCACCTAAAAAGACGACTGATTTATTCCATTTTCTCCTTCCAGCAGGCATTCGAGAAGTTAAAAACATTCCGTTCGCGATCAAAAGTTTGCAGAAATTGCGCCAAACTCACCCCGAGGTTAGGTTAACGATTGTCGGACCGATTATTGAAAAGAAGGAGGGAGAGCTCGTTAAGGAATTCGTACTCGATAATGACGAGTGGGTGAATTATGAAGGTGCTATCCCTCATAGTGAAATGGAAGGGTTGTACAGTCATGCCGATGTCGTGCTTAACACCTCCCATAGTGAAGGTCAATCCTCCGCTATACTTGAAGCGATGAGCTACGGACTACCGGTTCTTGTGTCAAAAAACAAAGGAAATTTGAGTCTTGTTACTCACAACAAAACAGGACTTGTTTATGAAGACGTCGAGCAATTTATAACTTGTGCACTCCGCCTCGTTGAGCAGGAATCTCTTCGCCAAGCACTAGGCCAACAAGCGGCGGATTACGTAGAAAAACATCACTCTGCAACACAAGAAATAACCGCCATACTTAACATGTACGCGTTCAGCTTAAACCTTTTAAAGAAAGGGGAAAACTCAAATGATTAAAAGTCCTTGAGTAGTGGATCACACAAGGGTCGTGTACGACTCTCCTAATCATGATGTGATAACGCATAAAAACTCAACTGAGAAGAAAGTAATTTTAACCTTTGATGACGGTCCCAGCCGCGTTCTGTCTGAACTACTTGATATTCTAAAAACTGAGAAGGTACCAGCTATGTTCTTCTGGCAGTCACGGCTACTTTATCAAGCTAGGCCGTGGAAAAGGGTGCTGGATGAAGGACATGTCATTGGCACTCATTCGTGTAAACACCTTAATTTAAGCAATCTCGGTTATGCCGAACAATTTGAGGATCTCGAAAGAAGCAAACGAAAAATCGAGGCAATCACCGGTACCCCTGTGACTTATTTCAGACCGCCATTCGGGCGCTACGATCTTGCCACAACGAAAGCTGCTAGAGATCTCGGCTTAAAGACGGTCATGTGGCGCATCAGCTCAATGGACTGGGAACACGCTTGTCATCCTGAAGAAATTTTGAGTAATGTCGTTCCAAACCTTGAAGATGGTGCGATTATTCTTCTGCACGAGCTGAAGCAAACGGTTCAAATTTTGCCCGAGCTTATTGAACGAATACGTTCAGAAGGCTATGGCTTTACCGTACTTTCGTAGAAAAAGAGGAGATGGCTAATTTTTTTAGCCACCTCCTCTTTTTCGTTGTACTCAAAATTTCCTATTCAGCCCTCCACCTCAACTTCATTCACACCGTCCACTTTTCGAAGCAGTTCATAAATGTCTGTCGTATGATTTTTCTCAAACGTCATTAGTTTAAGCTCAATCTGTGGATTTTTTTCTTTCGTATCACGAACACGCACGTGACGAATTTCAAAGTCATTCGCCACAATGGCTTTCATAAAATTAGACACGTTTACGCTTTTTTTCAGCGTTAACTTTGCCCGCATTTCACGCTGCCTTAGGGCTTTTGGACCGATGCGCTTAATGATCCAGGGGAGGATGTTGACGCTGAACAGAATAAGACCAGCCCCAACGAACGCTTCATAGTAAAAACCGGCACCAGCCGCGATGCCTAATCCCGAGGCTCCCCAAATAATGGCAGCTGTCGTTAACCCTGAAATAGCGTCATTGTTTCGTCTCAGGATGACACCAGCACCGATAAAACCAATCCCAGAAACAATTTGAGCCGCTAACCGCATTGGATCCGTTCGGATATTCGGAGAAAGCTCAGCGAATGTTTCGGCTGATTCAATTGACACAATCGTTAACAAACAGCTGCTGACAGCAATTACTATACACGTCTTTAAACCGAGGGGCTTATGCTTTAGTTCTCGCTCAATTCCAATCAATAATCCAAGTAAAGCAGAAACACATAGTTTAATTAGAACAATCACCATCGTTCGTCATCTCCACCGTTGGAATAGAGAAGGACCGCATCTCTCTATTACCCTATTCACTTGAAGGAAATATTAGAATGAGGCGAAAGGCCATGTGTAGTAATTCGACAAATTGTGAGCAAAACCGGGCGGTGACAGGCACCTCAATTCCCTACCCTTCTACCTCAACAACCATAGCTCCATCGAGATCTCTTAACTGCTGATAAATACTTGTTGTATGGTTCGATTCGAAGGTAAGCAAACGAAGATCCACCTGATGGTCTTTTTCCTTCGTATCGCGCACCCGAACGTGCTTAATTTCAAAATCTTTCGCTTGAATTGTTTGCATAAATGCCGTGATATCCGTCCCTTTTCGAAGCGTGATTTTCGCTCTCATCTCACGCTGTCTAAGTTGACTTGGACCGATTTTCTTAATAATCCAAGGAAGGATATTCACGCTAAATAGGATCAAACTCGCCCCAACGAACGCTTCAAAGTAAAAGCCAGCACCCG from Bacillus sp. Cs-700 encodes the following:
- a CDS encoding glycosyltransferase, whose product is MKVILATPFYHQLRGNTITVRRIARGLNEADVETEVISITEQANSITDLKEADLIHGFNAYRFYQFMKTLSIPITKYTITLTGTDLNHDLTNPNRQHDVIACLRDALAVHVFDEKAKRRILEVLPDLERKLFVIAQGTSSSSSKRSPKKTTDLFHFLLPAGIREVKNIPFAIKSLQKLRQTHPEVRLTIVGPIIEKKEGELVKEFVLDNDEWVNYEGAIPHSEMEGLYSHADVVLNTSHSEGQSSAILEAMSYGLPVLVSKNKGNLSLVTHNKTGLVYEDVEQFITCALRLVEQESLRQALGQQAADYVEKHHSATQEITAILNMYAFSLNLLKKGENSND
- a CDS encoding polysaccharide deacetylase family protein; translated protein: MDHTRVVYDSPNHDVITHKNSTEKKVILTFDDGPSRVLSELLDILKTEKVPAMFFWQSRLLYQARPWKRVLDEGHVIGTHSCKHLNLSNLGYAEQFEDLERSKRKIEAITGTPVTYFRPPFGRYDLATTKAARDLGLKTVMWRISSMDWEHACHPEEILSNVVPNLEDGAIILLHELKQTVQILPELIERIRSEGYGFTVLS
- a CDS encoding MgtC/SapB family protein, which encodes MVIVLIKLCVSALLGLLIGIERELKHKPLGLKTCIVIAVSSCLLTIVSIESAETFAELSPNIRTDPMRLAAQIVSGIGFIGAGVILRRNNDAISGLTTAAIIWGASGLGIAAGAGFYYEAFVGAGLILFSVNILPWIIKRIGPKALRQREMRAKLTLKKSVNVSNFMKAIVANDFEIRHVRVRDTKEKNPQIELKLMTFEKNHTTDIYELLRKVDGVNEVEVEG
- a CDS encoding MgtC/SapB family protein translates to MVVVVVKLCISAFLGLMIGIERELKHKPLGLKTCMVIAVSSCLLTIVSIESAETFSEISPNIRTDPMRLAAQVVSGIGFIGAGVILRRNNDAISGLTTAAIIWGASGLGIAAGAGFYFEAFVGASLILFSVNILPWIIKKIGPSQLRQREMRAKITLRKGTDITAFMQTIQAKDFEIKHVRVRDTKEKDHQVDLRLLTFESNHTTSIYQQLRDLDGAMVVEVEG